The Rhodamnia argentea isolate NSW1041297 chromosome 7, ASM2092103v1, whole genome shotgun sequence genome contains the following window.
TATTCCACTCTCGTCAGTTTCACAGCGTCACACGGAGAATGCTTGTGACTAGCACTATGACAAATGTGCACATTGTCACTGTTGATCATGTTAGGGTGGATGTGAAAATCGGGGGTTTGAAGAGAGCGAGAAATGaacaaattttttgttgaatttttcactGTCTAGAGATATTAAAACAAACTTTTGCCCAGGAATGACGAAAATGATGCAATTATGTTAATCCAAAGATATGCTTGCGTGTTAGAGGTTGTTCTTTCCATGTAATAACTTATGCGACTTATTTTAGTTGTCAAATGTTCATCTCAGTCGATGTGCCATTAGTACTGACTTGAAGCTGTCTATTCTGGGATGCAGTTTCTGATGGCCAATCCATTAAGGAAGACTTGTTCTCTAGGATTCCTCTGAGGGTTACCCTTGCCCTGCCCTACTGCCATTTGTTCTCTTGAATGAAATTTTGCAGTATGGCGGTAGCAGTCGATCAGCATCATGGATTTAGGCCACTGAGCCGACCTCAGAGATGCAAACTTCAATCCTTCACTCATCTCGACTTCACCGTAATTGATCTCGGCCAAACCCATCTGGCCCATTCCTCAGACCAAGCATTTGATATTGTTAATTTCCACCGATGCTTCTCCACCCCTTGCCTGTCCTTGACCACCCAAGTGGAAGACGACTTTGATAGGAATCCGCGAATCGAGATTCTTGGTGGCTGCAGGGCCTTCAGAGCTCGCGCTCTAGTTGTAGAGGTTGCCATAGCAATGGCTTCCGGTGTCAATCCTGTGCCGGTGTCGAGGGGACTCGGCGGAGCATACTTCATGCGTGGCCGAGATGGGCATGACATTGCCGTGGCAAAGCCTATTGACGAAGAACCTTTAGCTTTCAACAACCCTAAGGGCTTCAGGGGTCTGATGCTAGGCCAACCTGGCATGAAACGGTCCGTATGTGTCGGTGAAAGCGGCTTTCGAGAACTGGCTGCATACATTCTCGATCATGGCGGATTTTCCGGTGTTCCTCCGACTGCTTTGGTGAAGATCTCTCATGTTTTTAATGAAAGCGATGTGTTACCAACATCATTAGCACCTTACAAGATCGCATCGCTGCAACGCTTTGTGGATCATGACTTTGATGCCGGAGAATTGGGTCCCTCTAGCTTCTCGGTAGCATCGGTTCATAGGATCGGGATACTGGACTTGAGAATGCTAAATCTTGACAGGCACGCAGGAAACATTCTGGTTAAGAAACATCTGAACGAAATTTCTACCACTGGGTCACTGGAACTTGTGCCAATAGATCATGGCCTTTGCCTACCCGAGTTCCTTGAGGATCCTTATTTCGAATGGCTGCACTGGCCTCAAGCCTCTGTTCCTTTTTCTGATATAGAAGGCGAATACATATCCAACTTAGACCCCTTTAAGGATGCTGAGCTTTTGAGGACCGAGGTTCCTTCTCTGAAGGAGTCCTCTGTCCGGGTTCTCATCCTATGCACCATCTTTCTAAAACACACTGCGGCTGCTGGCTTCTGTCTTGCAGATATAGGTGAGATGATGACTCGCCAGTTTTCTAGCGGGCAGGAGAATCTCAGTTTATTAGAGGAGCTATGCATTCAATCCAAGGCCGGCATGCTGATTACTTCGGGCGACGGTATGCCTGTTGACCAAACATACAAAGAAAATGACCTTGAAGTTACTCAGTTTGATATGGAAAATGAAGATGACATGGAGGAGGGTTTGGATCTCCCTGAGACGGCTAGGCCACATAAAGTTCCCAGGTTTTTATCTGTCAAGTCAATGTCCGGGCTGCCCGACGCGTTTTTATCTCCAAAAGGGGAGGAAAACGATCCCCTGATTTGTGAATACGAGTCATATGCGACAGAAGACGATGAGGTTGAAAATCATGATGCCACCATCAATAGTCACAACATGGGGGTTTTCAACCGGAGCATGAGTTTCGCCGTGCAACAGCACGGCATTGAGGGGGAGGGGTTCTCTTTCGGAGACATGAGCGAAGATGAATGGGTTCTTTTCCTCGAAATCTTCAAGAAGCTCTTGCCTGAGGTCATGGAGAATGCTAGATGCAACGGCTCGAAGCAGAGGTTGGGAACTTCTTGCGACTTCTGAGGATTCTCTCCAAAGCAAAAGACAGATTAAAGATCagcaaaaagattaaaaaaaacaaagaaaaaaaaaaagaaactggaCATGATCACCGTGGAGTGATTTTCCTATTATGTTTCCCATATGACTTGCTAGTGTAGATTGTAGATAATAACCATCCGGCCGGCGCGAGAGGAAAAGCGATCGGCAAGTTGGCCGTCCTTTCCTTTCTCTACAGTCTCGCTGTGTTTTTATCCTCCTCCTGTACTACCACCATGCAATTATATCAGTGTGTATGTATTGTGTATAAGCTCATTGCCCCATTGCAATTATATCCATCAATGTGTTTGTTCACTCTGATctgcaaaatcaaaattgagtgtcTGGTTTTCTGGAACATGAGAGGGAAACTACTCCGCAGTCCTCCTGTCAATCGGTGCTGGTGCATCTCTGGTCCTGTGTTGACTTGAGAACGGTAAACAAGACAATAGCCGAGGAACATCGAATGTTGTGGTCATTTTACCAATTGATGAACTTGTGAAGGAACTTAGATATAAGTATTGTAAGATAAACAAATCTCATTTACTTCAACAATGGAAgccaaagtttaaaaatgaaaaaggataaCAGCAAAGCTAATCTCTGTGTACGAAAAACACGAAACATGACAAATATCattaaaacacaaaaacttagGGAAAAAAGAGGCACGTTGACTTTAGCAAGAGCCGAGGCCACTTGCAAGACCAGTGACCATTGTCAACGGTGGCTAGGGTCGTGCAACCAGGGCGAAGATTGGCCGAGGTAGCAAAAACCCAAGGCGAGCCAAAGCTCACCAGGGGTTGCGCGACCGCAGCAACGGTTGACTCGAGGTCCCTTGATCTTATTCCAGCTTCGGGTAGTGGAAACAAACcatcacttctctctctctctctacaagtGTGCTTCTATTGGAGGCACAATGCTCATGCCGTGGTCGGCCAGAGGCTTGTAAGGACTCGACGGCCCTTAATGGTGCCTGAGCGAAGCCGCCGCCCTTTTTCCTCCTCGTATTTCCCTCTTTCTCCCTCTATTagggtttgagatttttctttttcatgttttcgaTAGTATTACCTAGCCGGCGCTTATCCGACACAGCAATATTTGTCCATATCGACATTTTATGTGCATTTTCAATATAAGGTCtagcttgaaaagaaaaatacataattcAGGAGCCACATTGtccggaaaaaaataaatgaaagaaattgaATTAAGTAAAAAAGAACGTGAAGAAATTAGTGCGAAAACTCTACTTTATTTCATTCTACACAAAGCATCGGCcatcaaaattaattttatattttaaaatttctgaaACCGGATGAGTCAGTCATCCGGTCTCAGCACACTATTTTGTGGATGTGGTGGGTCCCGTTTCTGGCGTCTCATTACTCTCGCCAGTGACGGTCAAAAGTCaaaactttttcttctcttcttcttctccttctccgcACCCTGTCTGAAATCTCTGCAACacccaccaagaagatgacgatcaGCATCGTCGATCACGAGCTCCCCGACGACACCCACAACCTCTACGACGTCATCTTCTACGGCCTCAGCGTCCGCACCCTCCTCACCTACTCCCCTCCCATCGCCTCCTCTTGGCTCTCGTCCCGCGGCTCTCAACCCCTCCTCGTCGGTTTCGACATCGAGTGGCGGCCCAACTTCAGCCGAAACGTCGACAACCGCGTCGCCATCCTCCAGCTCTCCGTGGGCCTCCACTGCCTCATCTTCCAGCTCCTCCAGGCCCCCGAGATCCCCCCGCCCCTCGCCGACTTCCTCCGCGACCCCAGCCACGTCTTCGTCGGGATCGGCATCGACGAAGACGTCGAGAAGCTGCTCTGCGACCACGGCCTCGGGGTCGCCAACGCGGTGGACCTGAGGGACCTGGCCGCGAGGGAGCTGGGCCGGGAGGAGCTGAGGAGGGCCGGGCTGAAGACGCTGGCGAAGGAGGTCCTGGGGAGGGAGATCGATAAGCCGAAGCGGGTCACGACGAGCCGGTGGGACAACCCGTGGCTGACGAGCGTGCAGGTCCAGTACGCGTGCCTCGATGCCTTCGTGTCGCTTCAGATCGGGGAGGCCCTGAATGCCGGAGGTGCTCGGCCGGGAGGCCCCGGGGACGGAGGGAGGTAAAATTCAGGGATTTGAATTGAGGGTCTTGCTAGtttttttcggattttataGTTGCTTCTTGTGCAGGGATTTGAATCCTGAAAAGCCTGATTGTATAAGGGGATTGACTGCAATTTGtggagaattttaattttctctgtGTTGTGATGCCGAGTGATGGTTCGACATAGTTTGATGGTTGCATTGCACCTTCTTGAACAGCAGGTTGGGATGTTGTTTATCTGCTCTGCTTGTCCTAATTCCATTAGATACGGATATGGTGTTAAGATGGTGTCTGCTTATCATAGTGTTGTCCCTGATCTGCGTTTCGAATACGATGTATAAACACGGCTCTGGTGGTGCAGTAGGGGCATTTGATTCTAATTCTTTATGTGAACTGAACAGAAATATGCAAGAAGAGTAACTGTATAGAAGGTTATTCATGTCATAGAGGTAACCGTCTTTGCCAATGGCGCTCTCTGTATATGTCGGAAATCGTGGATGCGATGCCCTTGTCCGCTTTAGAAAGATTTCTCTTTGCTTAGTTAGGATTTATGTTTGCTCCAAGATTTAGATATCTCCCATTTTCGGCATTTCCCTCGAATCTGGGATTGGCGTGTTACATCTGGTGGGATTTCTGAAGTTGCAGCCGTGGTCTTTTAGGACTGTAGAAACCCTGCATAATTGAAGGTCCGGAAGCGCGTTGAGTTCTATCCCTGTGGTTAAAAATCTCGGCTCCTCGTCTTATGTCGACCGTGCAAGGGAAACATGAGACTGGTGCTTGTT
Protein-coding sequences here:
- the LOC115737826 gene encoding phosphatidylinositol 4-kinase gamma 8-like, with the translated sequence MKFCSMAVAVDQHHGFRPLSRPQRCKLQSFTHLDFTVIDLGQTHLAHSSDQAFDIVNFHRCFSTPCLSLTTQVEDDFDRNPRIEILGGCRAFRARALVVEVAIAMASGVNPVPVSRGLGGAYFMRGRDGHDIAVAKPIDEEPLAFNNPKGFRGLMLGQPGMKRSVCVGESGFRELAAYILDHGGFSGVPPTALVKISHVFNESDVLPTSLAPYKIASLQRFVDHDFDAGELGPSSFSVASVHRIGILDLRMLNLDRHAGNILVKKHLNEISTTGSLELVPIDHGLCLPEFLEDPYFEWLHWPQASVPFSDIEGEYISNLDPFKDAELLRTEVPSLKESSVRVLILCTIFLKHTAAAGFCLADIGEMMTRQFSSGQENLSLLEELCIQSKAGMLITSGDGMPVDQTYKENDLEVTQFDMENEDDMEEGLDLPETARPHKVPRFLSVKSMSGLPDAFLSPKGEENDPLICEYESYATEDDEVENHDATINSHNMGVFNRSMSFAVQQHGIEGEGFSFGDMSEDEWVLFLEIFKKLLPEVMENARCNGSKQRLGTSCDF
- the LOC115737839 gene encoding Werner Syndrome-like exonuclease isoform X3, whose protein sequence is MTISIVDHELPDDTHNLYDVIFYGLSVRTLLTYSPPIASSWLSSRGSQPLLVGFDIEWRPNFSRNVDNRVAILQLSVGLHCLIFQLLQAPEIPPPLADFLRDPSHVFVGIGIDEDVEKLLCDHGLGVANAVDLRDLAARELGREELRRAGLKTLAKEVLGREIDKPKRVTTSRWDNPWLTSVQVQYACLDAFVSLQIGEALNAGGARPGGPGDGGSRLGCCLSALLVLIPLDTDMVLRWCLLIIVLSLICVSNTMYKHGSGGAVGAFDSNSLYRRLFMS
- the LOC115737839 gene encoding Werner Syndrome-like exonuclease isoform X2, with protein sequence MTISIVDHELPDDTHNLYDVIFYGLSVRTLLTYSPPIASSWLSSRGSQPLLVGFDIEWRPNFSRNVDNRVAILQLSVGLHCLIFQLLQAPEIPPPLADFLRDPSHVFVGIGIDEDVEKLLCDHGLGVANAVDLRDLAARELGREELRRAGLKTLAKEVLGREIDKPKRVTTSRWDNPWLTSVQVQYACLDAFVSLQIGEALNAGGARPGGPGDGGRLGCCLSALLVLIPLDTDMVLRWCLLIIVLSLICVSNTMYKHGSGGAVGAFDSNSLCELNRNMQEE
- the LOC115737839 gene encoding Werner Syndrome-like exonuclease isoform X1, with amino-acid sequence MTISIVDHELPDDTHNLYDVIFYGLSVRTLLTYSPPIASSWLSSRGSQPLLVGFDIEWRPNFSRNVDNRVAILQLSVGLHCLIFQLLQAPEIPPPLADFLRDPSHVFVGIGIDEDVEKLLCDHGLGVANAVDLRDLAARELGREELRRAGLKTLAKEVLGREIDKPKRVTTSRWDNPWLTSVQVQYACLDAFVSLQIGEALNAGGARPGGPGDGGSRLGCCLSALLVLIPLDTDMVLRWCLLIIVLSLICVSNTMYKHGSGGAVGAFDSNSLCELNRNMQEE
- the LOC115737839 gene encoding Werner Syndrome-like exonuclease isoform X4, producing MTISIVDHELPDDTHNLYDVIFYGLSVRTLLTYSPPIASSWLSSRGSQPLLVGFDIEWRPNFSRNVDNRVAILQLSVGLHCLIFQLLQAPEIPPPLADFLRDPSHVFVGIGIDEDVEKLLCDHGLGVANAVDLRDLAARELGREELRRAGLKTLAKEVLGREIDKPKRVTTSRWDNPWLTSVQVQYACLDAFVSLQIGEALNAGGARPGGPGDGGRNTKLWLCSFLFHI